One window from the genome of Dehalococcoidia bacterium encodes:
- a CDS encoding amidohydrolase family protein has translation MTVIDAQIHVWSPDVSTRPWPPGRTVHAHGPALSAEQVLQVMDDAGVARAVLVPPSWIGDDNTDALDAARRWPDRFAVMGRFDPTAPDARARLERWREQPGMLGVRLTFHLPFWSRWLADGTLDWFWAAAESLGLPLMVFVPGQAPAIDPIAGRHPRLRLILDHLARPLGPKDDAAFADLDQVLALARHPNVAVKVSALPCYSSEPFPFPGLTKHLRRAYDAFGPRRMLWGTDYSRLPVPYRDAVRHLKEGVDFLTADDRSWILGRACADWVGWKS, from the coding sequence GCACCGTGCACGCGCACGGCCCGGCCCTGTCCGCCGAGCAGGTCCTCCAGGTCATGGACGACGCCGGCGTGGCACGCGCGGTGCTGGTGCCGCCCTCCTGGATCGGCGACGACAACACCGACGCGCTGGATGCCGCCCGGCGCTGGCCGGACCGCTTCGCGGTGATGGGCCGCTTCGACCCGACGGCTCCGGACGCCCGCGCGCGCCTGGAGCGCTGGCGCGAGCAGCCCGGCATGCTGGGCGTCCGGTTGACGTTCCACCTGCCCTTCTGGTCGCGGTGGCTGGCGGATGGCACGCTCGACTGGTTCTGGGCGGCGGCCGAATCCCTGGGCCTGCCTCTCATGGTATTCGTGCCCGGTCAGGCGCCGGCGATCGATCCCATCGCCGGCCGCCATCCCCGGCTGCGCCTGATCCTCGACCACCTAGCCCGCCCGCTCGGCCCCAAGGACGACGCCGCCTTCGCCGACCTCGACCAGGTCCTGGCCCTGGCCCGCCATCCCAACGTGGCGGTCAAGGTGTCCGCGCTGCCGTGCTACTCGAGCGAGCCCTTCCCGTTTCCGGGGTTGACGAAGCACCTGCGGCGCGCGTACGACGCGTTCGGGCCGCGGCGCATGCTCTGGGGCACCGATTACTCGCGGCTGCCCGTCCCTTACCGCGACGCGGTCCGCCACCTCAAAGAGGGGGTGGACTTCCTCACGGCGGACGACCGGTCCTGGATCCTGGGCCGGGCGTGCGCCGACTGGGTGGGCTGGAAGAGTTGA